One Halobaculum sp. CBA1158 DNA segment encodes these proteins:
- a CDS encoding acetamidase/formamidase family protein, translated as MPQHGRDDDDYTVDHRLSDADRNIHSAWDNSLEPALTVEDGDVVRFECRDAVDRQVDVETTAEDVMDVSFDPVHPLTGPVYVEDAEPGDVLEVELLDLQHKGWGYNLYFPGEMELGLLPEDFDEPGIHIWDLEGDVGTFVNGIEVPLDPFPGTIGNAPAEDGAHDTLPPRDAGGNMDVKHMTAGSTVYLPVEVDGAMFSTGDCHAAQGDGEVCVTGIEAPMFVTARFNVRKDMDIEQPELATSGPFTATGVDEPMYATTGIDSDLMEATKKATRHMITHLSEHRGLTRGEAYLLCSAAMDLKVSEVVDAPNWTVTAYIPESIFPDDDGD; from the coding sequence ATGCCACAGCACGGCCGCGACGACGACGACTACACCGTCGACCACCGGCTCTCGGACGCCGACCGCAACATCCACTCGGCGTGGGACAACTCGCTGGAGCCGGCGCTGACCGTCGAGGACGGCGACGTGGTCCGGTTCGAGTGCCGCGACGCCGTCGACCGCCAGGTCGACGTGGAGACGACCGCCGAGGACGTGATGGACGTGAGTTTCGATCCGGTCCACCCCCTGACGGGACCGGTGTACGTCGAGGACGCCGAACCCGGCGACGTGCTCGAGGTGGAACTGCTCGACCTCCAGCACAAGGGCTGGGGCTACAACCTCTACTTCCCGGGCGAGATGGAACTGGGCCTGCTCCCCGAGGACTTCGACGAGCCCGGCATCCACATCTGGGACCTCGAAGGCGACGTGGGCACGTTCGTGAACGGCATCGAGGTCCCGCTGGACCCGTTCCCGGGAACGATCGGCAACGCCCCCGCCGAGGACGGCGCACACGACACGCTCCCGCCTCGCGACGCGGGCGGCAACATGGACGTGAAACACATGACGGCCGGCTCGACGGTCTACCTCCCGGTGGAAGTGGACGGCGCGATGTTCTCGACGGGCGACTGCCACGCCGCACAGGGCGACGGCGAGGTGTGTGTCACCGGCATCGAGGCCCCGATGTTCGTCACCGCCCGGTTCAACGTCCGAAAGGACATGGACATCGAACAGCCCGAACTCGCCACCTCCGGGCCGTTCACGGCCACAGGCGTCGACGAGCCGATGTACGCGACGACGGGCATCGACTCCGACCTCATGGAGGCGACCAAGAAGGCCACCCGGCACATGATCACCCACCTCTCCGAGCACCGCGGACTGACCCGCGGGGAGGCGTACCTGCTGTGCTCGGCGGCGATGGACCTGAAGGTCAGCGAGGTCGTCGACGCGCCCAACTGGACGGTGACCGCCTACATTCCCGAGAGCATCTTCCCGGACGACGACGGCGACTGA
- a CDS encoding DUF3179 domain-containing protein: MSPDPTRRTLLRAAGIGGAAALSGCTGGVLESGGGSSAVGGEGPPTRDAPLYQPWDRSAVREATVDGGPDEDGIPSVDDPQFAPAAEVSLAGDDVVFGYAGEDDVKAYPQHVLVWHEITNDVLDGTPVAVTYCPLTGTAMGFERGTTTFGVSGRLVNNNLVMYDRATDSRWPQVLATAVDGSMEGDQLREFRLVWTTWDRWRAAHPDTLVMTEDTGYAKRYGSDPYGNYNPTSGYYGGGGPLFDPLGDAWEETGADAKRVVFGVRTADRALAFDDPALRERGHLASADGAVVAVHDPDLDTAWAYRTDGADVAAGDGDGRVRVDGEAHPAADLPLERVYGFDAMWHAVGGFYPEVEYVE; encoded by the coding sequence ATGTCACCAGATCCCACGCGCAGGACCCTGCTCCGAGCGGCCGGGATCGGCGGCGCGGCGGCGCTGTCGGGGTGCACCGGCGGCGTCCTCGAGAGCGGCGGGGGATCGTCCGCGGTCGGCGGGGAGGGACCGCCGACGCGCGACGCGCCGCTGTACCAGCCGTGGGACCGTTCGGCGGTCCGCGAGGCGACCGTCGACGGCGGACCCGACGAGGACGGCATCCCCTCGGTCGACGACCCGCAGTTCGCGCCGGCGGCGGAGGTCTCGCTGGCCGGCGACGACGTCGTGTTCGGCTACGCCGGCGAGGATGACGTGAAGGCGTACCCCCAGCACGTGCTCGTCTGGCACGAGATAACGAACGACGTGCTCGACGGGACGCCCGTCGCCGTCACCTACTGTCCGCTCACGGGCACCGCGATGGGGTTCGAGCGGGGGACCACCACCTTCGGCGTCTCGGGTCGGCTCGTGAACAACAACCTCGTCATGTACGACCGGGCGACCGACTCCCGGTGGCCGCAGGTGCTCGCGACCGCCGTGGACGGGTCGATGGAGGGCGATCAGCTCCGCGAGTTCCGCCTCGTGTGGACCACCTGGGACCGGTGGCGGGCGGCCCACCCGGACACCCTCGTCATGACCGAGGACACCGGGTACGCGAAGCGATACGGCTCGGACCCCTACGGCAACTACAACCCGACAAGCGGCTACTACGGCGGCGGGGGACCGCTGTTCGACCCGCTCGGCGACGCGTGGGAGGAGACGGGAGCCGACGCGAAACGCGTCGTGTTCGGCGTCCGGACCGCCGACCGCGCGCTGGCGTTCGACGACCCGGCGCTGCGCGAGCGCGGCCACCTCGCGAGCGCCGACGGCGCGGTCGTCGCCGTCCACGACCCGGACCTGGACACGGCGTGGGCCTACCGAACCGACGGCGCGGACGTGGCGGCCGGCGACGGCGACGGCCGCGTTCGAGTCGACGGCGAGGCGCACCCGGCGGCCGACCTCCCGCTGGAGCGAGTGTACGGATTCGACGCGATGTGGCACGCGGTGGGCGGCTTCTACCCCGAGGTCGAGTATGTCGAGTGA
- a CDS encoding MOSC domain-containing protein, with product MVEHDRVRLVEGGVEGDRYLTGRGYYSPFDVCEVTLVAAEALETIRAETGIDLADGRHRRNVVVRGVDLDDLLGATFRLGDVPRDDTSTGDGTPANDGTPASDGAPGGDSTRGSDDGTGALLRGTRPRPPCAHVEAVAGEDGVAAALRNRRGGICAEVVEPGAVAVGDGLTVVEGDSRSEGRKIVDRLRDALGG from the coding sequence ATGGTCGAGCACGACCGCGTCCGCCTCGTCGAGGGCGGCGTCGAGGGGGACCGCTACCTGACCGGGCGGGGGTACTACTCGCCGTTCGACGTGTGCGAGGTGACGCTCGTCGCCGCCGAGGCGCTGGAGACGATCCGCGCGGAGACCGGGATCGACCTCGCGGACGGCCGCCACCGGCGCAACGTCGTCGTCCGCGGCGTCGACCTCGACGACCTGCTGGGCGCGACGTTCCGCCTCGGCGACGTCCCTCGCGACGACACTTCCACCGGCGACGGTACGCCTGCCAACGACGGTACCCCCGCCAGCGATGGAGCCCCCGGCGGCGACAGCACCCGCGGCAGCGACGACGGTACCGGCGCGCTCTTGCGTGGCACCCGTCCGCGACCACCCTGTGCGCACGTCGAGGCGGTCGCCGGCGAGGACGGCGTCGCGGCGGCCCTCCGGAACCGACGCGGCGGGATCTGTGCGGAGGTGGTCGAACCCGGGGCGGTCGCCGTCGGCGACGGCCTCACCGTCGTGGAGGGCGATTCCCGTTCGGAGGGGCGGAAGATCGTCGACCGTCTCCGTGATGCACTCGGGGGCTGA
- a CDS encoding Brp/Blh family beta-carotene 15,15'-dioxygenase: MTGEVDGGEPIDGRTTDSRTTDGVRARPTASAAGDSPVRGVMLALGCRPGWVAVGTIAAAAALAAVLGVAPAVPAWVRYAPLAVSVLVLGLPHGAVDHLAPARTVGRPPTPRWLLAVGGTYLALGVAYAALWALAPVASAALFIALTWLHWGQGDLYALDAVGSRHLDGAGVRLGTVLVRGGLPMLVPLLRFPERYRQVVDAWVGLFGGEAGVAWLLSTQVRSGLAAAFATVTVVTLLAGWRRASAGDDSDAGGRAGWRRDAAETLLLWAYFLLVPPLFAVGVYFCAWHSLRHVARLVEVDPRARRRAADGEYLGALARVGRDALPLTLVSLAMLAGVAVVVGVATAPATLAALYLVFIAVLTLPHVAVVAWMDRAQGAGLAGPPT; this comes from the coding sequence ATGACGGGGGAGGTCGACGGCGGCGAGCCGATCGACGGCCGGACGACCGACAGCCGGACGACCGACGGCGTCAGGGCCCGACCGACGGCCTCCGCCGCCGGAGACTCGCCGGTTCGCGGCGTCATGCTCGCGCTCGGGTGTCGCCCCGGGTGGGTCGCCGTGGGCACGATCGCCGCCGCGGCGGCGCTCGCGGCCGTACTCGGGGTCGCCCCCGCGGTACCGGCGTGGGTTCGGTACGCCCCGCTGGCGGTCAGCGTCCTCGTCCTCGGGCTTCCCCACGGCGCGGTCGACCACCTCGCGCCCGCACGGACGGTCGGCCGACCACCCACCCCGCGGTGGCTGCTCGCGGTCGGGGGGACGTACCTGGCGTTGGGCGTCGCGTACGCCGCCCTCTGGGCGCTCGCTCCCGTCGCTTCGGCGGCGCTGTTCATCGCGCTGACGTGGCTCCACTGGGGGCAGGGCGACCTCTACGCCCTGGACGCGGTCGGGAGCCGACACCTCGACGGCGCGGGCGTTCGCCTCGGGACGGTGCTCGTCCGGGGCGGACTCCCGATGCTCGTCCCGCTGCTCCGATTTCCCGAGCGCTACCGACAGGTGGTCGACGCGTGGGTGGGGCTGTTCGGCGGGGAGGCGGGCGTGGCGTGGCTCCTCTCCACGCAGGTCAGGAGCGGTCTTGCCGCCGCCTTCGCGACCGTGACCGTCGTCACCCTGCTCGCGGGGTGGCGGCGGGCGTCCGCGGGCGACGACTCCGACGCCGGCGGCCGCGCCGGCTGGCGACGCGACGCCGCCGAGACGCTGCTGCTGTGGGCGTACTTCCTGCTCGTGCCGCCGCTTTTCGCCGTCGGCGTCTACTTCTGCGCGTGGCACTCGCTTCGCCACGTCGCCCGGCTGGTCGAGGTCGACCCCCGGGCGCGCCGCCGCGCCGCCGACGGCGAGTACCTGGGCGCGCTGGCGCGGGTCGGTCGCGACGCGCTTCCCCTCACCCTCGTCTCGCTCGCGATGCTCGCCGGGGTGGCGGTCGTCGTCGGCGTCGCCACGGCCCCGGCGACGCTGGCGGCGCTGTACCTCGTCTTCATCGCGGTGTTGACGCTGCCGCACGTGGCGGTCGTCGCGTGGATGGACCGCGCGCAGGGCGCGGGCCTCGCCGGGCCGCCGACGTAG
- a CDS encoding lycopene cyclase domain-containing protein codes for MTTVLTYLQFHLAFLVPLVLFLVATGFVSRTRIQGEEVLGSLADRRYWTGVAIVTGIALAYTIPWDNYLIARGVWWYGPDATVATVGYAPVGEYLFILVQPWLTALWLAHLSLPSTWPTVDRPVASRAAGVALAAAIGVGGWLALGTDATLYLGAIAAWAAPVLALQWAVGAPQLWARRRLVALGTLVPALYLCLVDRIAIEYGIWILSERYTTGIHVAGLPVEEAVFFLVTNLFVVQGLVLFRWVLDRRGAASSLPSLPGRSALGSDDGGN; via the coding sequence ATGACGACCGTCCTCACGTATCTCCAGTTCCACCTCGCGTTCCTCGTCCCGCTCGTGCTGTTCCTGGTCGCCACCGGCTTCGTCAGCCGCACGCGGATCCAGGGAGAGGAGGTCCTCGGGTCGCTCGCCGACCGGCGCTACTGGACCGGCGTCGCGATCGTCACCGGGATCGCGCTGGCGTACACGATCCCGTGGGACAACTACCTCATCGCGAGGGGCGTGTGGTGGTACGGCCCCGACGCGACGGTCGCCACCGTCGGCTACGCCCCGGTCGGCGAGTACCTGTTCATCCTGGTCCAGCCGTGGCTGACGGCGCTGTGGCTCGCGCACCTGTCGCTCCCGTCGACGTGGCCGACGGTCGACCGTCCGGTCGCGTCCCGGGCGGCGGGCGTCGCTCTCGCGGCCGCGATCGGCGTCGGCGGGTGGCTCGCGCTCGGGACCGACGCGACGCTGTACCTCGGGGCGATCGCGGCGTGGGCCGCTCCGGTGTTGGCGCTCCAGTGGGCGGTCGGTGCACCCCAACTGTGGGCCCGGCGGCGACTCGTCGCCCTCGGGACGCTCGTCCCGGCGCTGTACCTGTGTCTCGTCGACCGGATCGCGATCGAGTACGGCATCTGGATCCTCTCCGAGCGGTACACGACCGGGATCCACGTCGCCGGCCTCCCGGTCGAGGAGGCGGTGTTCTTCCTCGTGACGAACCTGTTCGTCGTCCAGGGGCTGGTGCTGTTCCGGTGGGTGCTCGACCGCCGCGGAGCCGCTTCGTCTCTCCCGTCCCTGCCGGGCCGCTCCGCCCTCGGATCCGACGACGGGGGGAACTGA
- a CDS encoding bacteriorhodopsin, with protein sequence MPQPGSEGIWLWIGTLGMFLGMLYFIARGWGETDRRRQEFYIVTIFITAIAFVNYLAMALGFGLTMVELGGEEVPIYWARYTDWFFTTPLLLIDLGLLAGANRNELSSLVGLDMLMIGTGAVATLSAGPGALGAGARRLVWWGVSTGFLLVLLYMLYGSLGEKASQLSGDAASTFSTLRTLIVVVWLVYPVWWIVGTEGLGIVSLNIETAGFMVLDLVAKVGFGIILLSSREVLDAAGSATGDAATAD encoded by the coding sequence ATGCCACAACCTGGCAGCGAAGGCATTTGGCTGTGGATCGGGACGCTCGGAATGTTCCTGGGGATGTTGTACTTCATCGCCAGGGGTTGGGGCGAAACGGACAGACGCCGCCAAGAGTTCTACATCGTCACGATATTCATCACGGCGATCGCGTTCGTGAACTATCTGGCGATGGCACTCGGGTTCGGCCTAACGATGGTGGAACTCGGCGGCGAAGAGGTTCCCATCTACTGGGCGCGATACACGGACTGGTTCTTCACCACACCGCTGCTGCTCATCGACTTGGGCCTGCTCGCGGGGGCAAACCGTAACGAGCTGTCCTCGCTCGTCGGGCTCGACATGCTGATGATCGGCACGGGTGCCGTGGCGACGCTGTCGGCCGGTCCCGGCGCGCTCGGCGCGGGGGCCCGTCGCCTGGTGTGGTGGGGCGTCTCCACCGGCTTCCTGCTGGTGCTGCTGTACATGCTGTACGGCTCCCTCGGAGAGAAGGCCAGCCAGCTCAGCGGCGACGCCGCTTCGACGTTCAGCACGCTCCGCACGCTGATCGTCGTGGTCTGGCTCGTGTATCCGGTCTGGTGGATCGTCGGCACCGAGGGCCTCGGCATCGTCTCGCTGAACATCGAGACGGCGGGCTTCATGGTCCTCGACCTCGTAGCCAAGGTCGGCTTCGGGATCATCCTGCTGTCGAGCCGCGAGGTGCTCGACGCCGCGGGCAGCGCGACTGGCGACGCCGCCACGGCCGACTGA
- a CDS encoding PAS domain-containing protein: MTSHGSGRGSAGSDSPEPTQSAASRPSNPASTEAVDELLKTRAMDEAPVGITIADATEPEMPLVYANAAFERITGYPPEYAVGRNCRFLQGEATREEPVERMRTAIRNGEATTVEIRNYRRDGELFWNEVTIAPLRDDEGRVVNYVGFQQDVTRRKRAERAATERAGRIERERVAQRRLLQRLDGVVVDVTEAVTGASSREGLERTVVERIERTYAGAWIGRYDPRTEELTVTAATGGSDGDGDRDRIPVGNAPTEGNAPTEGDATDGSATEGEAVDDPTSAAASAALEERFVRTASVEDADTEATAIAAIPLHYGDATYGAIGVYTRSNDGFASDEHAVLTALGRSVATGINAIESRRTLQEEGAFELRFGIGDHPLVELAGDAGRTMRYLGGLSDRARPSMLFETSLDGSASTADSLESVGVDGVAVHSILETDGESSVVEVSIEAPPLRPLVAEHGGELDAVTVDGDTARVTVVVAREALAQSLVAAVTERFESAELTGYRRRERRGRTRPEFVAAVERDLTERQRAALVRAYTTGYFEWSRDVDGDDLAESMGVCRSTFHQHLRAAQRKLVGAFVDPDRTESPTAPADPN, encoded by the coding sequence ATGACATCTCATGGGTCCGGTCGCGGCAGCGCGGGATCCGACTCACCGGAGCCGACGCAGTCGGCGGCGTCGCGCCCCTCGAACCCGGCGAGCACGGAGGCGGTCGACGAGCTACTGAAGACGCGGGCGATGGACGAGGCCCCCGTCGGCATCACGATAGCCGACGCGACCGAACCCGAGATGCCGCTGGTGTACGCCAACGCCGCGTTCGAGCGGATCACGGGATATCCCCCGGAGTATGCGGTCGGCCGGAACTGCCGGTTCCTCCAGGGCGAGGCCACCCGGGAGGAGCCGGTCGAGCGCATGCGAACGGCGATCCGGAACGGGGAGGCGACGACCGTCGAGATCCGCAACTACCGTCGCGACGGCGAACTGTTCTGGAACGAGGTCACCATCGCACCGCTGCGGGACGACGAGGGACGCGTCGTCAACTACGTCGGCTTCCAGCAGGACGTGACCCGACGCAAGCGCGCCGAGCGTGCGGCCACCGAACGCGCCGGGCGGATCGAGCGCGAGCGCGTCGCCCAGCGCCGCCTGCTCCAGCGGCTCGACGGGGTCGTCGTCGACGTGACCGAGGCGGTGACGGGCGCGTCCTCGCGGGAGGGGCTCGAACGGACCGTGGTCGAGCGAATCGAGCGGACGTACGCCGGTGCCTGGATCGGCAGGTACGATCCCCGGACGGAGGAACTGACCGTCACCGCCGCCACCGGGGGATCCGACGGCGACGGCGACCGTGACCGGATCCCCGTCGGGAACGCCCCGACCGAGGGGAACGCCCCGACCGAGGGGGACGCGACGGACGGGAGCGCGACCGAGGGTGAGGCGGTCGACGATCCCACCTCCGCGGCGGCGTCGGCGGCGCTCGAGGAGCGCTTCGTCCGGACGGCGTCGGTCGAGGACGCGGACACCGAGGCGACGGCGATCGCGGCGATCCCGCTCCACTACGGCGACGCGACGTACGGGGCCATCGGGGTGTACACCCGATCCAATGACGGCTTCGCGAGCGACGAACACGCCGTGTTGACGGCGCTGGGACGCTCGGTCGCCACCGGGATCAACGCCATCGAGAGCCGGCGGACGCTGCAGGAGGAGGGGGCGTTCGAACTGCGGTTCGGAATCGGTGACCATCCGCTGGTCGAACTCGCCGGCGACGCGGGCCGCACGATGCGGTATCTCGGCGGCCTCAGCGACCGCGCTCGGCCGTCGATGCTGTTCGAGACCTCGCTCGACGGGTCGGCCTCGACCGCGGACAGCCTCGAATCCGTGGGAGTCGACGGGGTCGCCGTCCACTCGATACTCGAGACGGACGGCGAGAGCTCGGTCGTCGAGGTGTCGATCGAAGCGCCGCCGCTCCGGCCGCTGGTCGCCGAGCACGGCGGCGAACTCGACGCCGTAACGGTCGACGGCGACACCGCCCGCGTCACGGTCGTCGTCGCGCGCGAGGCGCTGGCGCAGTCGCTGGTGGCGGCCGTCACCGAGCGGTTCGAGTCGGCCGAGCTGACCGGCTACCGTCGCCGAGAGCGTCGCGGTCGGACCCGGCCGGAGTTCGTCGCCGCCGTCGAGCGCGACCTGACCGAGCGCCAGCGCGCCGCCCTCGTGCGCGCGTACACGACGGGCTACTTCGAGTGGTCCCGCGACGTCGACGGCGACGACCTCGCGGAGTCCATGGGCGTGTGTCGGTCGACGTTCCATCAGCACCTCCGGGCCGCACAGCGAAAGCTCGTGGGTGCGTTCGTCGATCCCGACCGGACAGAATCGCCGACGGCTCCCGCAGATCCAAACTAG
- a CDS encoding Glu/Leu/Phe/Val dehydrogenase, with amino-acid sequence MSGDEANPFESLQEQIDDAAAYLDTDDDVVERLKNPERVLELNLSVDMDDGSLERFRAFRSQFNGDRGPYKGGIRYHPGVSRDEVKALSGWMVYKCAVVDIPYGGGKGGIVIDPSEYSAAELERVTRSFAEELRPLIGEDRDIPAPDVNTGQREMNWIKDTYETLEHTTEPGVVTGKSLEAGGSEGRVEATGRSVMLTAREAFDYLGTDVADASVAVQGYGNAGHVAADLIDDLGANVVAVSDSSGAVYAEDGLDTRAVKAHKNETGSVSGYPDADEEFSNEDLLTLDVDLLVPAALENAIDEDLARDVRADVIVEAANGPLTPDADDVLTEADVHVFPDILANAGGVTVSYFEWVQNRQRFYWSEQKVNEELERHIVNAFDDLTECYESLDVPNFRTAAYVVAIQRVVNAFMDNGNWP; translated from the coding sequence ATGTCCGGTGACGAGGCAAATCCCTTCGAGAGCCTCCAGGAGCAGATCGACGACGCCGCGGCGTATCTCGACACGGACGACGACGTCGTCGAGCGTCTCAAGAACCCCGAACGGGTACTGGAGCTCAACCTCTCGGTGGATATGGACGACGGATCGCTGGAACGCTTCCGCGCGTTCCGCTCGCAGTTCAACGGCGACCGCGGACCGTACAAGGGGGGGATCCGGTACCACCCGGGGGTCTCGCGCGACGAGGTGAAGGCGCTGTCGGGGTGGATGGTGTACAAGTGCGCGGTCGTCGACATCCCCTACGGCGGCGGCAAGGGCGGGATCGTCATCGACCCCTCGGAGTACTCGGCGGCCGAACTGGAACGCGTCACCCGATCGTTCGCCGAGGAGCTCAGACCGCTGATCGGCGAGGACCGCGACATCCCCGCACCCGACGTGAATACGGGCCAGCGGGAGATGAACTGGATCAAGGACACCTACGAGACGCTGGAGCACACGACCGAACCCGGCGTCGTCACCGGAAAGTCGCTGGAGGCCGGCGGCTCTGAGGGGCGCGTCGAGGCGACGGGCCGCTCTGTGATGCTCACCGCCCGCGAGGCGTTTGACTACCTCGGCACCGACGTTGCGGACGCCAGCGTCGCCGTCCAGGGCTACGGGAACGCCGGCCACGTCGCCGCCGACCTCATCGACGACCTGGGCGCGAACGTCGTCGCCGTCTCGGACTCCTCGGGCGCGGTGTACGCCGAGGACGGACTCGACACCCGAGCCGTGAAGGCGCACAAGAACGAGACCGGGTCCGTCTCGGGATACCCCGACGCGGACGAGGAGTTCTCCAACGAGGACCTGCTGACGCTCGACGTGGACCTGCTCGTGCCCGCCGCGCTGGAGAACGCCATCGACGAGGACCTCGCGCGCGACGTGCGGGCCGACGTGATCGTCGAGGCCGCGAATGGCCCCCTCACCCCCGACGCCGACGACGTGCTCACCGAGGCCGACGTGCACGTGTTCCCGGACATCCTCGCGAACGCCGGCGGCGTCACCGTCAGCTACTTCGAGTGGGTGCAGAACCGCCAGCGCTTCTACTGGAGCGAACAGAAGGTCAACGAGGAACTGGAGCGTCACATCGTGAACGCCTTCGACGACCTGACGGAGTGTTACGAGTCGCTCGACGTGCCGAACTTCCGAACGGCCGCGTACGTCGTCGCCATCCAGCGGGTGGTGAACGCGTTCATGGACAACGGCAACTGGCCCTGA
- the gdhB gene encoding glutamate dehydrogenase GdhB, which produces MSTGTADSAEKRANSEQQQEPETALETARRQLEHAAAHLDVDSGVIKRLKHPTTVHRVAVPLERDDGSVEVFTGYRAQHDDVRGPYKGGLRFHPDVSEEECVGLSMWMTWKCAVMDLPFGGGKGGVVVNPKELSTDEKERLTRRFAEELRKFVGPKKDIPAPDMGTDAQTMAWFMDAYSMQEGETIPGVVTGKPPVVGGSEGREEAPGRSVAIVTREAAEYYDYDLDGLTVAVQGYGSVGANAARLLDDWGADVVAVSDTGGAVHDPTGLDTHAIPSFAEEPNAVTDRADEVDGVDLLDDGSDILELDVDVLIPAAVGNVITVDNANDVRADVVVEGANGPTTSAADGILAERGVHVIPDILANAGGVTVSYFEWLQDINRRTWTLEQVHSELESEMLSAWNDVRAEVEAKEITWRDAAYVVALDRIADAKSVRGLWP; this is translated from the coding sequence ATGTCTACCGGAACCGCAGACTCCGCCGAGAAGCGCGCGAACTCCGAGCAACAGCAGGAGCCGGAAACAGCGTTGGAGACGGCGCGGCGACAGTTGGAGCACGCCGCGGCGCACCTCGACGTGGACTCGGGCGTTATCAAGCGTCTCAAGCACCCGACGACGGTTCATCGGGTCGCGGTTCCGCTGGAGCGCGACGACGGCTCAGTCGAGGTGTTCACGGGCTACCGTGCCCAACACGACGACGTCCGCGGGCCGTACAAGGGCGGCCTCCGGTTCCACCCCGACGTGAGCGAGGAGGAGTGCGTCGGACTGTCGATGTGGATGACCTGGAAGTGCGCCGTGATGGATCTGCCCTTCGGCGGCGGGAAGGGCGGCGTCGTCGTGAACCCGAAGGAGCTGTCGACCGACGAGAAAGAGCGACTCACCCGGCGGTTCGCCGAGGAACTGCGAAAGTTCGTCGGCCCCAAGAAGGACATCCCCGCGCCCGACATGGGAACGGACGCCCAGACGATGGCGTGGTTCATGGACGCGTACTCGATGCAGGAGGGCGAGACGATTCCGGGCGTCGTCACGGGCAAGCCTCCGGTCGTCGGCGGCTCCGAGGGCCGCGAGGAGGCTCCCGGTCGCTCGGTCGCGATCGTCACGCGCGAGGCGGCGGAGTACTACGACTACGACCTCGACGGCCTCACCGTCGCCGTCCAGGGGTACGGCTCGGTCGGCGCGAACGCGGCGCGCCTGCTCGACGACTGGGGCGCGGACGTGGTCGCCGTCTCCGACACCGGGGGCGCGGTTCACGACCCCACGGGGCTCGACACCCACGCGATCCCGAGCTTCGCCGAGGAGCCGAACGCCGTGACCGACCGCGCCGACGAGGTCGACGGGGTCGACCTGCTCGACGACGGGAGCGACATCCTCGAACTCGACGTGGACGTGCTTATCCCGGCGGCCGTCGGCAACGTCATCACCGTCGACAACGCGAACGACGTGCGCGCCGACGTCGTCGTCGAGGGGGCGAACGGCCCGACGACCTCTGCCGCCGACGGGATCCTCGCCGAGCGCGGCGTCCACGTCATCCCGGACATCCTCGCGAACGCCGGCGGCGTCACCGTCAGCTACTTCGAGTGGCTTCAGGACATCAACCGCCGCACGTGGACGCTGGAGCAGGTCCACTCCGAGTTGGAGTCGGAGATGCTCTCGGCGTGGAACGACGTGCGCGCGGAGGTCGAGGCGAAGGAGATAACCTGGCGCGACGCGGCGTACGTCGTCGCGCTCGACCGCATCGCGGACGCGAAGAGCGTCCGCGGCCTGTGGCCCTGA
- a CDS encoding CoA ester lyase, with product MPRRSVMFSPGDRPELMRKASGTGADTIVFDLEDAVAPGRKAEARAAVRDVLADPDFDPAAEVCVRVTGTETYRDLGVLADQGDAAFDAVMLPKAESGDAVEHLGTQLREHGRAVPVIALIETARGVLNAESVADAGPTDAVAFGAEDLAADLGATRTDEGTEVLYARETVVAAAAAAGVDAIDTVYTDFGDGSGLAEETRFAATLGYDGKMAIHPSQVPVINDAFTPEDDEIAWARRVLAAREDAAAADRGVFEVDGEMIDAPLVAQAERIREYARLAGVWEDGADE from the coding sequence ATGCCCAGACGCAGCGTCATGTTCTCGCCGGGCGACCGGCCCGAGCTGATGCGGAAGGCCTCCGGAACCGGCGCGGACACGATCGTCTTCGACCTCGAGGACGCGGTCGCCCCCGGCCGCAAGGCGGAGGCGCGGGCGGCCGTCCGCGACGTGCTCGCCGACCCCGACTTCGATCCCGCCGCGGAGGTGTGCGTCCGCGTTACCGGGACCGAGACGTATCGCGACCTCGGGGTGCTCGCCGACCAGGGGGATGCGGCCTTCGACGCGGTGATGCTTCCGAAGGCGGAGTCGGGCGACGCGGTCGAACACCTCGGAACTCAACTCCGCGAGCACGGCCGCGCGGTCCCGGTGATCGCGCTGATCGAGACGGCGCGCGGGGTGCTCAACGCCGAGTCCGTCGCCGACGCGGGCCCGACCGACGCCGTCGCCTTCGGCGCGGAGGACCTCGCGGCGGACCTGGGGGCGACTCGGACCGACGAGGGGACGGAGGTGTTGTACGCCCGCGAGACGGTCGTCGCCGCGGCCGCGGCCGCCGGCGTCGACGCGATCGACACCGTGTACACCGATTTCGGTGACGGGTCGGGGCTCGCCGAGGAGACGCGGTTCGCGGCGACGCTCGGCTACGACGGAAAGATGGCGATCCACCCGTCGCAGGTGCCCGTGATCAACGACGCGTTCACTCCCGAAGACGACGAGATCGCGTGGGCTCGGCGAGTGCTCGCCGCCCGCGAGGACGCCGCCGCAGCGGATCGGGGGGTCTTCGAGGTCGACGGCGAGATGATCGACGCGCCGCTGGTCGCGCAGGCCGAGCGAATCCGCGAGTACGCGCGGCTGGCGGGCGTGTGGGAGGACGGGGCGGACGAGTGA